One genomic window of Sphingobacterium oryzagri includes the following:
- a CDS encoding RagB/SusD family nutrient uptake outer membrane protein — protein MKNIQILFIAFIISVGTACRKDFLDIEPKGKFIARSITDYDQLFQNTTLINTGTSPANAQVPMGDEVAVIDPFFVGAQLRTQRLFRWEDRVYNDDEDAFEMLAIMPQLYTYNKIINEVMNAEGGTLEQKEALRAEGRANRAWAMFMLTNYYGAPYAESSANTDLSIPLLVNADVSQNVFERATVSEIYNFILQDLHEAIPHLPVNPPLRTRMSRAAAEALLGKVLVFMGRYEDAFAALDMSFGHLPTTFVTQLYDLNVTMALGGTWGYDPNRALASFQSLYPPAWNNIENLFPKQHGLAGWNSELSDILLSPEALKLFSRNDQRLKFFTPQPSGGGAFALNTLRRRNSGTQAQFGVRLAEMYLLRAEAAARTGRLDKAVQDLEALRSKRMPIAEARVSLLDQSALVKFVIEERVREFALQGQRWFDMRRLSKDPLFSNTIYTHSYYGANGVIKEQITLRSERLTMRFSEKVIAENPGMKNNP, from the coding sequence ATGAAAAATATACAGATTCTATTTATCGCTTTTATAATTTCTGTCGGCACGGCCTGCAGAAAAGACTTTCTCGATATCGAACCTAAAGGTAAATTTATCGCAAGAAGTATTACAGATTACGATCAACTTTTCCAAAATACGACGTTGATCAATACAGGTACATCTCCCGCAAATGCTCAGGTTCCAATGGGCGACGAGGTGGCCGTTATAGATCCCTTTTTCGTAGGAGCTCAATTGCGTACACAGCGCTTGTTTCGGTGGGAGGACAGGGTGTATAACGATGATGAAGATGCTTTCGAAATGTTGGCCATAATGCCCCAGCTTTATACATACAACAAGATAATAAACGAAGTGATGAATGCTGAAGGTGGCACCTTGGAACAAAAGGAAGCGTTGCGCGCGGAAGGGCGTGCAAACCGCGCATGGGCGATGTTTATGTTGACGAATTACTACGGAGCGCCTTATGCGGAGTCGTCTGCTAACACTGATCTTTCAATTCCGCTACTTGTGAATGCAGACGTATCCCAAAACGTTTTTGAACGTGCTACGGTTAGCGAAATATATAACTTTATCCTCCAAGATCTTCATGAGGCTATTCCCCATCTACCAGTTAATCCCCCTCTCAGAACGCGCATGTCTCGAGCGGCAGCGGAGGCTCTTTTGGGTAAGGTACTTGTCTTCATGGGGCGGTACGAAGATGCATTTGCAGCTTTAGATATGTCTTTTGGCCACTTACCCACAACATTTGTGACACAACTGTATGACCTTAATGTAACCATGGCGCTCGGGGGTACTTGGGGATACGATCCCAACCGTGCTTTGGCAAGTTTTCAAAGCTTGTATCCGCCCGCTTGGAATAATATTGAAAATCTATTTCCAAAGCAGCATGGTTTAGCTGGCTGGAATTCTGAACTGTCAGATATCCTTCTTTCACCCGAAGCCTTGAAATTATTTAGTAGAAATGATCAACGATTAAAATTCTTTACTCCACAGCCCAGTGGAGGTGGAGCATTTGCGTTAAATACGTTACGAAGAAGGAATAGTGGGACGCAAGCGCAATTTGGTGTGCGACTGGCGGAGATGTATCTGCTGCGGGCGGAAGCTGCCGCTCGAACGGGTAGGTTGGACAAGGCCGTGCAGGACTTGGAAGCCTTGCGGTCGAAAAGGATGCCCATCGCTGAAGCTAGAGTGAGTCTACTTGACCAAAGTGCGCTTGTCAAATTTGTCATTGAAGAACGTGTACGGGAATTCGCTCTGCAGGGACAACGCTGGTTTGATATGAGGCGCCTTTCGAAAGATCCTCTGTTTAGCAACACAATTTACACCCATAGCTACTATGGTGCAAATGGCGTTATAAAAGAGCAAATTACACTTCGTTCCGAGCGATTGACTATGCGCTTCTCGGAGAAGGTGATCGCTGAAAACCCTGGAATGAAAAATAATCCTTAG
- the fsa gene encoding fructose-6-phosphate aldolase produces the protein MEFFIDTANLSDITKAQELGVLDGVTTNPSLMAKEGITGSSKILSHYKEICAIVNGPVSAEVIGTKYDDMISEGKILADLDEKIVVKLPMTSDGVRAVRYFSDQRIKTNCTLIFSAGQALLAAKAGATYVSPFIGRLDDISVSGLDLISEIRLIYDNYMFNTKILAASVRNSAHILGCAKIGADVMTSPLSAITSLLNHPLTTSGLDQFLKDHLQAKNVAAQPV, from the coding sequence ATGGAATTTTTTATCGACACAGCAAATTTAAGCGATATAACAAAGGCACAAGAATTAGGTGTTTTGGACGGTGTGACCACCAACCCAAGTCTCATGGCAAAAGAGGGAATTACTGGATCAAGTAAAATTTTAAGCCACTACAAGGAGATTTGTGCTATTGTGAACGGACCTGTAAGTGCAGAAGTAATAGGCACGAAATACGATGACATGATTAGTGAAGGGAAAATACTTGCAGATCTTGATGAAAAAATAGTAGTGAAACTACCCATGACAAGTGATGGTGTCCGAGCAGTAAGATACTTTAGTGATCAACGGATAAAAACAAACTGCACGTTGATTTTTTCTGCAGGTCAGGCGCTTCTTGCTGCGAAGGCTGGCGCGACTTACGTATCACCATTTATTGGTCGTTTGGATGATATATCTGTGAGCGGACTTGATCTCATTAGCGAAATAAGGTTGATATACGATAACTATATGTTTAACACCAAAATTCTTGCAGCCTCAGTGAGGAATAGCGCTCATATCTTGGGCTGCGCTAAGATTGGCGCGGATGTGATGACCAGCCCTCTTTCCGCTATTACTTCACTGCTTAACCACCCGCTAACCACGAGCGGTCTTGACCAATTTTTGAAGGACCATTTACAAGCAAAAAATGTAGCTGCTCAACCTGTTTAG
- a CDS encoding SusC/RagA family TonB-linked outer membrane protein has protein sequence MQNKSPFLVVAIAIAVANIHEARSQSITFKNRKAPLEAVLKEIRQQSGFDIIFDSSSLPLNRNISLQSKYDDVDQALARLAEQLPLTYTKNGKIISLHFTADKIGSKAEIQESILVKGRVFYNGQPLEGASIHSRMSGTEVSSDSKGFFELPDVNPSDSLTISYVGFESQRFAARADFIEVSLSLNSKAIEAVSISYSTGYQQISKERSAGAFAKPNMEIVKDRTTSMNILDRIDGLVPGLTVNSSGRGEELSIRGVTSINATRTPLLVVDGIVLSMSEVALINPNDVADISVLKDATAASIWGARASNGVIVITTKKGGKSDRLNISYNSFIKFEGKPDLDYLPKLNSRQLVDVASTIFDPINNTWGAINTPTSSNFTGIFVAPHERALYQHYLGNIDDQARDRLLDSLSLLDNVGHLEDLWYRNASLMNHTLSLSSGGDRYSIYASGAFTDDKSYTPDSKDRTYKVNLRQDFKVNKFLSAYLITDLTNIDRHGRPVVAPNNSLLPYIRYSDQSGEPLDMGYLNWADSIRNVYQTRSKISLSYNPIEERDFGRTDINELRARITAGLQVELYKGLRFEGTYGLTRNSSKTETLSDQESYAVRLQRAQFTTLSGTPYMPASGSRFNFADQQSKNWTVRNQLIYDQTFHRHAITALIGQEAQDFLSRGTYGTVWGYRTDLLTHIPVDLLTLANGIQNPVIGNSGTNRSVLTGSSVAGANEQQNRFLSYYANAGYTFDRKYTLNASWRIDESSLYGKERSAQNRPVWSLGAAWKVSREEFFDLSWISDLSLRSTVGVTGNSPNIGTAASSDIIAASTNSIFPGGVGVSIVTPANRSLTWESTFNFNVGMDFALLGNRINGSIDYYAKQTENLIGFMPTNSFTGYSSITGNLGDMKNRGIEISLNSKNLQSQKFSWSTGINLAYNKNKITKLNRATPISTGAGMIGQQFMEHFDAYALFAYAYGGLDAIGDPLVLREDGSSTKEPNVTLAEDIRFMGSLQPKWNGGVSNRFTYREFSLNLNAIFNLGHVMRRPNLNTLWTGGRIIENVSTDFLRRWQREGDEQNTQIPAYVDISSGRNNQRNTNYYTQGDLNVISASYIKLRDVSLGYALPASLANRINTRAISLRLQMANVMLWKENAYGIDPELVNNFYAGQNAVSFGVQVDF, from the coding sequence ATGCAAAACAAAAGCCCTTTTCTAGTCGTCGCTATAGCGATAGCAGTAGCGAACATACACGAGGCAAGAAGTCAGTCCATCACCTTTAAAAATAGAAAAGCTCCACTGGAAGCAGTTCTGAAAGAGATTCGCCAACAAAGTGGTTTCGATATTATTTTTGACAGTTCGTCCCTTCCGCTAAACCGGAATATCTCTTTGCAATCGAAGTACGATGATGTCGATCAAGCACTAGCGAGACTAGCGGAGCAATTGCCATTGACTTATACCAAGAATGGGAAAATAATCTCACTACATTTTACTGCTGATAAAATTGGCTCGAAAGCTGAAATACAGGAGTCAATTTTGGTCAAAGGTCGCGTATTTTATAATGGGCAACCTCTGGAAGGCGCATCAATACATTCACGCATGAGCGGCACGGAAGTTTCTTCAGATTCCAAGGGTTTTTTTGAGTTGCCTGACGTTAATCCCTCCGACAGTTTGACGATTAGTTACGTTGGTTTCGAATCTCAACGATTTGCCGCCCGTGCCGATTTTATCGAGGTGAGCCTGAGTTTAAACAGTAAGGCAATCGAGGCAGTTTCAATTAGCTATTCCACCGGTTACCAACAGATCAGTAAAGAAAGGAGCGCCGGTGCATTTGCTAAACCAAATATGGAAATTGTCAAGGATCGGACAACATCAATGAATATTTTGGATCGTATCGACGGTTTGGTACCTGGTCTTACCGTTAATAGTTCTGGCAGGGGAGAGGAATTATCAATAAGAGGGGTAACTTCCATTAATGCAACCAGAACACCATTACTAGTCGTCGATGGAATAGTACTATCCATGTCCGAAGTTGCCCTGATCAATCCCAACGACGTAGCTGATATATCCGTGCTCAAGGATGCCACTGCAGCCTCCATATGGGGAGCAAGGGCTTCAAACGGCGTTATTGTTATCACTACCAAGAAAGGAGGTAAGTCAGATCGTTTGAACATTTCATATAATTCCTTTATAAAATTTGAAGGCAAACCTGATCTGGATTATTTACCAAAATTAAACAGCAGACAACTTGTGGACGTGGCTTCTACGATCTTTGATCCCATCAACAACACTTGGGGAGCGATCAATACGCCAACTTCAAGTAATTTCACAGGTATATTCGTCGCTCCACATGAAAGGGCGCTTTATCAGCACTATTTGGGAAACATTGACGATCAGGCCAGAGACAGGTTGTTAGACAGTTTATCGCTATTGGATAATGTCGGACATTTGGAAGATCTATGGTATAGGAACGCCTCCTTAATGAACCATACGCTTTCCTTGTCGTCGGGTGGCGATCGCTACAGCATTTATGCGTCTGGCGCTTTCACCGATGACAAAAGTTATACACCCGACAGTAAGGATAGAACCTATAAAGTAAACCTTCGCCAGGATTTTAAGGTTAATAAGTTTCTTTCAGCGTATTTGATAACAGACCTCACCAACATTGATAGACATGGTCGACCGGTGGTGGCGCCTAATAACTCACTTTTGCCATATATCCGTTACAGCGATCAATCCGGCGAACCTTTGGATATGGGATATCTTAATTGGGCGGACTCCATCCGAAATGTATACCAAACCAGAAGTAAAATATCTTTGTCATATAATCCGATAGAAGAGCGCGACTTCGGTCGAACAGATATCAACGAACTGCGCGCACGCATAACGGCCGGATTGCAGGTAGAGCTTTACAAAGGACTTCGGTTTGAAGGGACATATGGCTTGACCCGAAATTCTTCGAAAACAGAAACGCTTTCCGATCAAGAAAGTTATGCGGTAAGGTTGCAAAGGGCCCAGTTCACAACATTATCAGGAACGCCATATATGCCTGCCTCTGGCTCGCGCTTTAACTTCGCGGATCAGCAATCAAAAAATTGGACAGTAAGAAATCAGTTGATTTATGACCAAACCTTCCATCGACATGCCATTACTGCATTGATCGGCCAAGAAGCCCAAGATTTCCTATCCCGCGGTACCTATGGTACGGTCTGGGGATATAGAACAGATCTGCTTACGCATATACCAGTTGACCTATTGACGCTTGCCAACGGAATTCAAAATCCGGTAATCGGGAATTCCGGTACAAATAGATCAGTACTTACTGGCTCATCTGTTGCTGGCGCTAATGAACAACAGAACCGCTTTTTATCTTACTATGCGAATGCTGGTTACACTTTTGACAGAAAATATACCCTTAATGCAAGTTGGCGCATCGATGAATCATCTCTTTACGGTAAGGAACGGTCTGCGCAAAATCGACCGGTATGGAGTCTTGGTGCTGCATGGAAGGTCAGTCGGGAAGAATTCTTTGATCTTTCATGGATAAGCGACCTCAGTCTACGCAGTACGGTAGGTGTTACCGGCAATTCGCCAAATATAGGTACAGCGGCCTCTTCAGATATCATCGCCGCATCCACAAATTCCATATTTCCGGGCGGTGTTGGTGTGAGCATAGTGACCCCGGCCAACCGATCATTGACATGGGAATCTACCTTCAATTTTAACGTAGGGATGGACTTTGCACTCCTCGGGAACAGGATAAATGGCTCTATCGATTATTATGCAAAGCAAACGGAAAATTTAATAGGGTTTATGCCGACCAACTCGTTCACCGGCTACAGCAGTATTACCGGAAACTTAGGTGATATGAAAAATAGGGGAATAGAGATTTCATTAAATAGTAAAAATCTCCAAAGCCAAAAGTTTAGTTGGTCGACTGGAATCAATCTAGCATATAATAAAAATAAGATTACGAAGCTAAACAGAGCAACACCGATATCGACGGGCGCTGGAATGATTGGACAGCAGTTCATGGAGCATTTTGATGCCTACGCCCTTTTCGCCTACGCGTACGGGGGACTGGACGCAATTGGTGATCCGCTGGTGTTACGTGAAGACGGGTCCTCGACAAAAGAGCCGAACGTCACACTTGCGGAGGACATCAGATTTATGGGAAGTTTGCAACCGAAATGGAATGGCGGGGTCTCGAACAGATTTACATACCGAGAATTTTCTTTGAACCTCAATGCCATTTTTAATTTAGGACATGTCATGCGGCGCCCCAATTTAAATACCTTGTGGACCGGAGGACGTATAATAGAGAATGTAAGTACTGACTTCCTTAGACGCTGGCAACGTGAGGGCGATGAACAAAACACACAGATTCCTGCCTACGTTGATATATCTTCCGGACGTAACAACCAACGGAATACAAATTATTATACACAAGGGGATCTCAACGTCATCAGCGCTTCTTATATCAAATTGCGCGATGTAAGTTTGGGATATGCGCTACCAGCCAGTTTGGCGAATAGAATCAATACGCGAGCTATATCCTTACGTTTGCAGATGGCCAACGTTATGCTTTGGAAAGAAAATGCCTATGGAATTGACCCGGAGTTGGTAAACAATTTTTATGCGGGTCAGAATGCTGTTTCATTCGGTGTTCAGGTTGACTTTTAA
- a CDS encoding TlpA disulfide reductase family protein has product MKRILINILATAVLTPSLLMAQSKVQINGKIKPAPAGSVLYLNYVNDGASEQDSVLLDQSGNFRFKATITKPAIARLFISHPENPGLKKNSDKVFFYLEKGTVKFSPSDSLRTAQIDAGDLNRDYSALKSALLPLEREREALFATLNEENKKSELFVKNYIERNEALAESMKKVYRSFITAHSKSIVSFYALERVVGAIPDYAELELLFTSLDNELKQSEQGKTWYDKLQVLKSTAVGAVAPVFTSSTPQGTAIALADLRGKYVLLDFWASWCAPCRSESPHLVQAYEKYSKKGFTIFNISLDSKSAKEAWEKAIKDDNLEQWDHASDLDGFKSATAILYGIQAIPQNFLIDPSGKIVAKNLRGEHLDRELAKIFEK; this is encoded by the coding sequence ATGAAAAGAATTCTAATTAATATCCTAGCAACAGCGGTATTGACCCCAAGCCTATTGATGGCGCAAAGCAAGGTCCAGATAAATGGCAAGATAAAGCCAGCTCCCGCCGGTAGCGTTTTATATCTAAACTATGTAAATGACGGTGCCAGTGAGCAAGATTCCGTTCTGCTTGATCAAAGTGGGAACTTCAGATTTAAGGCAACTATAACTAAGCCTGCCATTGCACGATTGTTCATTAGTCATCCCGAAAATCCCGGGCTAAAGAAAAACTCCGATAAAGTATTCTTTTATTTGGAGAAAGGGACCGTGAAATTTTCGCCCTCGGATTCACTTCGGACAGCGCAGATAGATGCCGGTGATTTAAATCGGGATTACTCAGCGCTTAAATCGGCATTACTTCCGCTAGAAAGAGAGCGAGAAGCTTTGTTCGCAACCTTGAACGAGGAAAATAAGAAGTCAGAACTATTCGTGAAAAACTATATTGAGCGAAACGAAGCGCTGGCAGAATCGATGAAAAAGGTGTACAGGTCATTTATTACGGCACATTCCAAATCGATTGTCAGCTTTTATGCATTGGAAAGGGTAGTAGGGGCGATTCCAGATTACGCAGAGCTAGAGCTCCTCTTTACCAGCTTGGATAATGAACTTAAACAAAGTGAACAAGGGAAAACTTGGTATGATAAACTACAGGTTTTAAAAAGTACCGCGGTAGGCGCGGTTGCGCCAGTATTTACTTCGTCAACACCACAGGGAACAGCTATAGCACTGGCTGACCTCCGAGGTAAATACGTTCTCCTTGACTTTTGGGCATCATGGTGCGCACCATGCAGAAGCGAAAGTCCACATCTGGTACAAGCCTACGAAAAATATTCGAAAAAGGGATTTACCATATTCAATATATCCCTAGATAGTAAAAGCGCCAAAGAAGCATGGGAGAAAGCTATCAAAGACGACAACCTCGAACAATGGGACCATGCATCCGATCTGGATGGATTTAAAAGTGCGACGGCAATTTTGTATGGCATTCAGGCAATTCCTCAGAACTTTTTGATTGATCCCTCCGGTAAAATAGTTGCTAAAAACCTTCGAGGCGAGCATTTGGATCGAGAGCTTGCAAAAATTTTTGAAAAATAA
- a CDS encoding glycoside hydrolase family 97 protein, producing MKTHFCLTLCYILFSGFGTLSGQSLEVTSPNKDISVIVDNEDGKIYYSITYQKSILLEKSPLGLVTNKADFSIGLKLLSKKESTSFQRYSNEKIKRKDIAYRSNDLYCTFQNSKEENFTVLFKVSDNNVAFRYLIPDVQGPSLIVEDEITGYNFPDGSTAFTSPQALPMTGWMGTKPSYEEEYNIDQQHGIKSKYGQGYTFPALFRISSEGWVMLSETGVDANYCASRLSEGTSDGNYKIMFPQKGENNGVADTKPLVTLPAATPWRTLTIGKDLKPIVETTITYDVVEEKYPASTDYKFGRATWSWVEWGDSSVNFIDQKKYIDLASELDFQYTLIDGFWDVQIGRDSIALLSKYAAGKGIGLWLWYNSNGAWNYAPQTPKNKMSDIIERRKEMAWLKKIGIKGIKVDFFGGDKQQTMRLYEEILSDANDYGLMVIFHGCTLPRGWEKMYPNFISSEAVLASENLIFGQGANDREAFSATLHPFIRNAVASMEFGPVLLNKRHNRANNGGMHRRTTETFQIATAIVFQSAVQNFGITPNNLTDASKHIIDFMKTVPTTWDETILLDGYPGKYVVLARRNGATWYIAAINGEKENKIIDIDLSLLKGKNFQLYEDSISGISSTSKVNVPNSKTIKVTIPVNGAAIVVSK from the coding sequence ATGAAAACACATTTCTGTTTAACATTATGCTATATTCTGTTTTCGGGATTCGGCACGCTGTCCGGCCAATCATTGGAGGTGACCAGTCCTAATAAGGATATATCAGTCATCGTAGATAATGAAGATGGAAAAATATACTATTCTATCACGTATCAAAAATCAATTTTATTAGAGAAGTCCCCTTTGGGACTGGTGACAAACAAGGCAGATTTCTCTATCGGTCTAAAACTACTATCAAAGAAAGAGTCAACCTCCTTTCAAAGATATAGTAACGAAAAAATTAAGCGTAAAGACATTGCCTACCGATCGAACGATTTATACTGTACCTTTCAAAACAGTAAAGAAGAAAACTTTACGGTCTTATTTAAGGTTAGCGATAATAATGTCGCATTTCGCTATCTCATCCCCGATGTGCAAGGGCCAAGCTTGATTGTTGAAGACGAAATCACAGGATATAATTTTCCGGACGGATCGACGGCTTTCACATCGCCCCAGGCATTGCCTATGACGGGGTGGATGGGCACAAAACCCAGTTACGAAGAGGAATATAACATAGATCAGCAGCACGGCATTAAATCCAAATATGGTCAGGGGTATACTTTTCCAGCATTATTTCGAATCAGCAGCGAAGGTTGGGTAATGCTCTCCGAGACGGGTGTTGATGCCAACTATTGCGCATCTCGATTGAGTGAGGGTACATCAGATGGCAACTACAAAATAATGTTTCCGCAAAAAGGAGAAAACAATGGTGTTGCCGACACAAAACCGCTGGTAACACTTCCTGCGGCAACTCCTTGGCGTACCCTCACGATAGGAAAAGATTTGAAACCTATCGTTGAAACCACTATCACTTATGATGTGGTGGAAGAGAAATATCCCGCGAGTACAGATTACAAATTTGGAAGAGCCACTTGGAGTTGGGTTGAATGGGGGGATTCGAGTGTAAATTTCATAGACCAAAAAAAATATATTGACTTAGCCAGTGAGCTAGATTTTCAATATACATTGATTGACGGCTTTTGGGACGTACAAATTGGACGAGATAGTATTGCTTTACTTTCTAAATATGCAGCAGGTAAAGGCATTGGTCTATGGCTTTGGTACAATTCAAATGGAGCATGGAATTATGCACCGCAGACACCGAAGAACAAGATGAGCGATATAATTGAACGAAGGAAAGAAATGGCATGGCTTAAGAAGATCGGTATCAAAGGCATAAAGGTAGATTTTTTTGGAGGCGATAAACAGCAGACGATGCGTCTTTACGAAGAAATACTATCCGATGCAAATGATTACGGTTTAATGGTAATCTTCCATGGCTGTACCCTTCCACGCGGATGGGAAAAAATGTATCCAAATTTCATATCGAGTGAAGCCGTTCTAGCATCGGAAAACTTAATATTTGGTCAGGGAGCTAATGACAGAGAAGCCTTCAGTGCAACACTTCACCCATTCATAAGAAACGCTGTTGCCTCGATGGAATTTGGCCCGGTCTTACTAAATAAAAGGCACAACCGAGCGAACAATGGTGGCATGCACCGGAGGACGACGGAGACCTTTCAGATTGCCACGGCTATAGTGTTTCAAAGTGCGGTTCAGAATTTTGGGATCACACCAAATAATTTAACTGATGCATCCAAACACATTATCGACTTTATGAAAACGGTTCCTACGACCTGGGATGAAACAATTTTATTAGATGGTTATCCTGGGAAATACGTAGTTCTTGCTCGTAGAAATGGTGCGACATGGTATATAGCTGCAATCAACGGCGAAAAGGAAAACAAAATAATCGACATCGATCTGTCGCTGCTTAAGGGCAAGAATTTCCAGCTTTATGAAGATTCAATCTCCGGAATATCTTCAACTTCGAAAGTTAACGTACCTAATAGCAAAACCATAAAGGTGACGATACCTGTAAACGGAGCAGCTATAGTTGTATCAAAGTAA